The segment CTCTGCTCACGCCCTGTTGCCGGCCTCCGGAGCCTCTGGGGCTGTGAGCGACTAGACTTCCATTGTTTCAAGCCACCAGCCTTGGGGTACTTGTCACGGCAGCCGTAAGAAGCGAAGACGCTTGCTTACAGGGCCGTCCCCAAGATGACCGTGGCTCAGTTCACGCAGAAATGCCCATGCGTGTGCTCAGATCTGCTAACTCCCCGAAAGCATTTTGTTATCACATTTTACACCCACAAACTGCTCCCACCCTGGTCACTGCTAAAATTACAAAAGACACTCAGGTTTTAATCTGCAAATCTTTATTATTCTGAATAAGAGCTCAGCCTCTTCAGGAGCCAGCTGCGGTCGGCGATGGTGGGAGTTGCTGCTCAGAGTGCGGCCGCCCTCCCGGCACTTGATGCTcatggaaaggaaggagagagccCGATCTGGTCCAGGGTTGTGGGGCCTGAGCTTCTCAGAACACAGAGGCCCAGGGTCAGGAAACTAATGTGTGGTTTACTCCCAGATTAGGAGGGTGAGAGAATTGCCTAGGGGTTTTAGAAAGGGCCGGTACGTGGATGTTATGACTGCTAATTGGCACAGGACCGTGTGTTCCTTTCTCGGCCTTCCCTGGCGAGCTGCCCAGGGGCGAGCGTGTCTGAATCAAATGGGCTCCCCACGGCCGTCTCCTGGTTCTCTCCTGGGAAGCCTATCCACTGAGATGCTGGTTTTAGAAAAACACATATTGCCTCAGTAGATGTGGGGGCAGGGCCGGGGTACCTGTCTCAGGTGTGCCCAGGTGACCCTTGTGACCAGGTGAGCCTGGGCAGCTGCTAAGGTGGAAAGAAACAGCCCATGAGCCCCTGCAGGCCCCTTCAAGCCCAGGAACCCATTGGGTCAGGGATGCCCAAGTCTGGCCTCGGCCGCGCCCCTGGAAATGACTGGGGTCGGGCAGGTGGAGGGAGGAGCCCCAAGATGAGCCCTCCCTCTGCGTCCAAAAGAACTGGCTGGGAAACACTGGAAACTGGAGCTAGAGACCGAAAGGCTGGCTGtgacccccactccccccacctcccatccccGGCAAAGTGGGCCAAGGCGGCCCTGCGCCCCCGCCTCCTGGCCGTTGCTCCCGTCGCGCGGCCTTCAGAGCTCGCTGCCCACGAGGTTGAGCAGGGCGTTCCTGTAGTCGCCGCTGGTGTCTTCCTGCGGGCGGGGGGCAGGGTTAGAAGGGGTGCTGGTGATGTGGGGCCGCCCCCCCAAGCAGCTGCACTACCACCACCGCGATGACGATGGTGTCGTGCTCCTGGGGGGCCTGGCCCGCCCCCGCGGCGCTGACCGCTGGCTGAGCTGGTCCTGGTTGCAGTTCAGGCTGCTGgtttctgtctctttttggaatGAATCCGAGACAGTCCTGCTCTCACGCCAGGAGGCCCCGTGGCCGTCTCCCTGCTCTGCCGGCTGCCCCAGGGCCCTTGCCCGGCTTCCACCTGGGGCCCAGGTGCACCCGAAACTGTCAAGTCCGTCCCCTCTGAGGCTGACAGCTGGGTGCCCTGGGCCACCCCTGGAGGCGGCGGGGAGGGAGCCCGGGCTCTGGGCACGGATGGACACAGACCATGGCCGTGACAGCCGCTGACCGAGGCTCGGCTCTTTGCCTCTCTGGGACTGGCTTCCTTGTTTACTAAATGAGGATGATGGGGACGTGCCCTGGCTGAGACGGGCGAGGGCGAAGAGCAGGAGTGTGAGCTCGCCCGCCTGGCAGCTGGCTCATGCGGCGCGAGCAGCGTCGGTCTCCTAATACCTTTGAGCCGACACGTCCAGATTCTGTGCCCTCGAAGCCCCCTCAGCTGGTGGGGGGGCTGTGACAGGACCCACGCACTGGCCAGGCCCCCCCCACTTCcctttctcttactgcttttaagaCAAGTTTTGTAATACATAATTTCCTTAGAAAATCATTCATTTTGCCTACCTTTCCAAATTTACGAGTATAAAATCACACATGGAGATTTTATACATATTCTATTCATTTCTGGGCaggagttgttttttgttttgttttgctttgaggtacgggggctggggattgaatctgggacctcgtgtgggaagccagcgctcaaccagtgagccacatcggctgccctgggttgcttttttgtttattttgcttggtatttttattttttcaggaggaaccaggaactgaacctaggatctcccatgtgggaggcaggcactcaatgtctcgagccacatcctctccccggCAGGAGGTTTTAATGCTGACATCACCACTGCACATCACTTTTTGCTTTGAAACTGCTCAGGCTCTTGGCATCATGGGGTCTACAAGCTAGACAGGGTCAAAAGGGGTCATTTTTACCCAAGAATTGGTTCTTCTGAAATACGACTGTGTTGTATCTGACTGGAATGGTGGGAAGGAACAGAAATCCCTCATGTTATATGTCCAGGTTGAAAGAGTTCACAGCATCAGCTGAGACTGCAAGTTGTAATGCCATCCCAGCCAGGCCACAGGGCAGCCAGGCTGCTCTGTCTAGACAGAGAGCAGCTGGGATGCctaaaacaaaacataataaCCCTGCCTCCCCCGCCCCAACCTGCAGACACGCTAGAGCAGCACCGTCTTTTGGATATGCTGTGAGCTGTGTGCTGCTTGGAAAACGTAGTTAGCAGTAGACACTGGGAGGAGACGTAGGAACCTCTCCTAGGAACAAATGAAGACGCGGGATGTGTTTCCCAGCATCTGGCTTCTGTTGGTGAACTTGTCAAGGCCTCCATTCTCGTGAAAGGCCAGTTGAACTGCTTCTGTTAAAGTTACAGCAGTGCGATAGCTGCGCCGTTTGGTAGGCTCCAGAACTTTCACCGAGTGGAATCTGGGTAGGACATCTGCTGGAGCCCATTTAATTTATCCTCCCTGAAATGCTGCTGCCAGAATACTTAAATCTGGGTGTGAGTGGTGGGCCCGATTCCTGCCTAATTCCTGCCTCTCACCGTGGATCCTTCTGCAAGGATTGGGTGTCACTGTCAAAGGGGCCGCCGTCACCCCAGTGCACGGCCAGCTTTCCGTGCGTGCCAGGCAGTGGTCTCCCTGGTCTGGTCTCTCTGTgctcccccgccccagccccctgccTTCCAGCCACCCTGACTCGCTAGCCTTTCCCTGACACCCCGCATAGTAATGGGCGCAAGAGCGGGATGCAGACTGGGACGGGAGAGACACACGTCACTCCTGGTATTGGTTGGAGTGTCCGGTGGCCCTGGAAGTGCCTCTGGCCCAGGCAGCCCAGGCCCCGGGGCCCCGGGCTTACCGCGATCTTACTGCTGAGCGACTGGCCGTACATCTTCTTGAACTGACCCTTGATCAGATTTAAGTCAATCTCGCTCCTCGAAACGATGTTTCTTATCAGGGTGCCATCCCTGGTCCCTGCTCCCTGGAGACAAGACAGCCGCGATCAACTTCTCCTTGCCCTTCTCGCCCACCTTTGGTGGCGATGGACGGGTCTGTGCTGTCAGGTCCTGGGGGGCTCTGCGAGGGGCCGGGTGTGGGGAGAGGGCTGCAGCATCAGAGGGTGCAGCACACGGAGGAGGCTCATGGCTTGGGGTTTCCACCCCTCGGCCTCTCCTCACTCACTGCTCACATCCGTTCCTCTTCAGAAGCCAAATGTCCTCACACGCAGTGTGTGGTTTGCCACCGCAGACTCAAGGACTGAGGCACACAGTGCTCACCGCTCAGGACTCATACTGCTTCCTAGTGGCGCCAAAGCCCACCGCCCGGGCAGCCCTTCCCACTCCCTCTCCTTCCTGACCAGGGTCCAGCTCCCCATGGCCCCACCCAGTGTCAGGTACGGGAATCCCAGGCCCCCGCTCAGGTCCTGGCCAGACGTGCCAGGAGCTGGGGCTTCTGCCAGCATCTTCCTTCACATAGTGTCAACCACCTCGAGTCTGAGAAGGTGGGGACGGCTTTGATCTTGGGGAATTATTTTGACCTTCTGTTTTCCAGTTGGGCTCCAGGTACCACACTCTCCACCCAGTACAAGTGGCTTGGACCTCTGTTTTTGTGCAAAGAGCATCTTTTGGACAAGAGTCACCCTGCAGTGACCCCTGGCACCTGTAGAAGAGCTACTGCGTGTGGCAATCTCCTTCTGAACTTGGCAATGCCAAGCCACTGCCTGCTGCAATAGCTGCCCATCATGCCCAGCAGCACAGCCTGCTTTCCCAAGGAGGCACATGGTGCACTGGAAAGGGCAGAGGGGCTCAGATTGGGGCACTGccacctgtgtgaccttgaacttGAGTCCCCATTTCACCATCTCTAGGATGGCAGTTGCAACCTGGGTCTCATAGGAGTGTGGCAAAGGCCAGTATGACACACACTTGTGAATGCACCTGCTCAGCATCAGCCTTCTGGAGCTGCGGCTTCCCTCCCCCAGACACAGTCGCCCTTCAGAGCTAGAACTTTTCAGATGCCCAAGAGTTTGGGGTAAGAGGCCCCATGGGTTGCAGAGGGTGGTGGCTGTGAGCCCTGGCTTTGTGGGTGGTGATTGTAAGGTGGGCAGGAGAAAGAAGCAAGAGGAGGGCAGGGAGCAGTTACCTTCATGGCATAGTAGAGGCGCTCCGCGAAGTAGCTGTGCAGATTCTGGGTGCATTTCACTGGTAAAAGGAAGGCTGTTAGTGGCTGGGGGTGGTGGGCGCAGCGCGTGCAGGGCTATTCGTTTCTGTCTTGCCTTGGTCCCTTTGTCTTGCAAGGCTTGGCCTATTGTGCCCTGCTTAGTTTCAAAAGTGGTCAGGTGTCTCAGGTGGGGTGGGACGAAGGAGGAGGCTGGGGCCTTGGGCAAAGGCCGAGGGACCAGCATGGGTGGGCTTAACTGTGTAGGGCCTGCGGGGCTTGTCAGAGCCCTCCTGCTCAGACCCCGCcagggccagctccacccagTGCAGCCTGGAGTCTCGCCCCCTCCCCAGAGGTGGCTCCACCAAGAGCGCAGCCACTCAGCTCCACCCAGGGATGGCGGCCACCGGGCTCCAAGTGCCCTCTCGCCTCAGAGATGGTGGCAGGGCCTGTGCATGCTGAATGCCACTGGGTAAGGGGGCTCGGCCCCGAGGGTGCTGCTCCGGGTGCCTTGCCCCCGGCCTGGGAGGGTAGGAGGGAGGAGGGCCTGTGGGCAAATTCGGCCTCCGTGCGGCCAAGTCGCCAGGCCTCCCCGACTTGCACACCCTCCTCTGTGCAATGAGCGCTGCTTGGAGCAGAGTCGCTCTGGCAAGCCCAGCGGAGAGGGCCCTGCTGGGGGACACCCTGCAGGGTTGTTCAAACCGGGTCCTGGGCTGGCTGGAATCTGGGTGTGGAGCAGGGACGTGTTTAGCTGCCCCAAGTGTCAGCTGGATTTTATCACAGCATCAAAGCCACCCGGGGTTTCAGATGTCCCAGGAGAGCCCAGAGGGACGGGGACAGCGGGCTGGGCTCCCTGGGAGGCTCTGCACAGCTCGGAACAGCCTGTGGTAGAGGCGGGAATTGCACTGGCACTGTCTTGTGGGTGAGGGGAGGAGGGGTCCCTCCTGAGCCTCGGTTTACCTCTGCAATGATTCTCCTGACTGCAATCTTACCCCGGACCCTAAATCTGTCCCCCGAAGTGGACCTGACCTTGTCCTTAGGGATGGGCTGGCAGTGTTCCCCAGCCTCGATCCTCAGTCCCCCTGTGTGGCTTCCAACCACACACGGTCATTTCTCCCGTCTGCAGCTAAGGCCGGCGCGGGCCCCGGGCCAGGGTCTGGAAAGCCACCGTTCTCTGGGGCTTCACGACCACGGCCGAGAGCACAGGCTGGGGCTGAGGGGCTGAGCCCGGGGGCCCTGACAGACGCAGTGGTGTACGCTCGCACACACATGCATGTTCACACGTGCCCACACGCACGCCGATACAGACGGGGATGACCCCCGCGGGACACAGCCCACTGGGGGCCCTCGGGGTGCAGGAGCAGAGGGAAGCCCCggcaggggctggagggcacAGGCTGAGCGTGCAGGCCACGTGGGGACCACCCGAGGTGCACACGGGGGTCAGGAGTGACCATtcagcccccgccccccgcggccGTGCACCCGCCCCTCGCTCACCCACGGTCAGCATGACCTCCTCCAGCGAGCCGTGGGTCTCGCTCTTGATGCTGTCCTCGATGCTCTTGTTGGCGATTTTCTCGTATTCCTCGAACACTGCGCAGCGAGGGCCTGGCTCAGGGCGCATGCGGCCCCTTGGGGCGCTCCCCTACCCGTCCCCGTTCAGATCCCGCGGGGAGTGCGCCGCCCCCCACCTCGCACCTCCCGGGCTGGATGAGTCCCCAAAGagcggccccgcccctccccctcgcCCGGGACCCCCTCCCTGCAGACCCCGTACCCCGCATCAGGTGGGTGGCGCTCCGCGTGGTCAGGATGGTAATGAACTTCATCTCGTCGGTCCCGTGGATCTTCTCCCCGGCCGCGAACAGATcctgcagggcgggagggggTGGGCGTGGGACGGGGCGGCACCCGAGGGGGCCGAAGGCCCAGGGCTTGGGGCGGGGCAGCCTCCCGAgcgcccctcctgccccagctctACCCGTGGGAACCTGGGCTTGGTCCCGGGCCAGGAGGTCCCCAGCTTGTCCCCAGGCCTCCGCTCACCCTCCTGCAGCCCCCAGCGTGTCCCCACGCTGCCACCAGGCACACTGCGGAGCTGCGCACCTGCTGTCCCGAGGCTCCGCTTCCCCAGCTCCCGGGACCCCCTCCAGGATGGGCTTcgctgcctcccccaccccgtcACTCTCCCTCCTTCTGAGAGTCTCCCCAACACTCTCGTGACTCAAACAGCAGAGGGCCAGGGCCTGCGGGGAGCCGGGTGGCAGGGGCGAGggaggcggcgggcggggaagccgggaGGCGCAGCCCCACCTGGGCGTCCTGGAGGGCCAGTGCTGGGTCCACAAAGCCGCTGACATCGTCCCGGCTGCCCTGGAGACGAGGGGGCACTGTAAGGTGGTGGCCTCCGGCCAggcggggaggtggggtggggacagaggGACAGGTGGGCTCGCAGGGTGGGGGGCTCTGGGCCGCTCTGCCCTGGGACCCCAGCAAGGCAGGCGTTCTCTCCCGGCCTGTTATTCATCCATGAAATGGGAGTTGGAGGAGCTGCCCCTGAAGGAGCCCGGGGAGCAGAGATCCACGGGGCCTGAAGAGCCTGGCAGGGCCTGGCATGAGGCCCTCCTCCCCATTCTGGGGGCTCTCCTCCCCCCCGGGACACCCTCCTCCCCCCCGGGACACCCTCCTCCCCCCTGGGAcaccctcctccccctccagTCTCCTTGCTGCGGGGCCCTTGGTCAGGACCCGCCACCGTGAGGAGGCGCACACAGTGAGCCCAGGCCTCGCCCTGCCGGCCCCTGGGGCAGAGCTGCGGGTCCCCAGCCCAGGACCTACCTGCAGGAGGCACACCAGGATCCGCTCCAGGTAGCCGCTCGTGTCTGCTTGGATGTCCTCCTCCAGTTTGGACCCGAAGTCTGCAGGGGTCCAGACCGTGAGGCAGGTGGACCAGGGCCTCCCCCCGACTACCCCACCCCTGCCTGGAGGGAAACCTTCCAGGGAACAAGCCCTTGCTGGGACGTGGGTGCCGTGCTGTGTGTCTCAGGTCCTTCAGAGCGAGGAACCGACGCAGACCCTCACCCAAGCTCAAAGACTGCTGGGCAGGGACGGCCGACCCATCTCATTGCAAGGCTCATCTCATTGCAAGTGTGACCTTGCACCCTGCGGACCCCTCCTGAGAGCCGG is part of the Dasypus novemcinctus isolate mDasNov1 chromosome 6, mDasNov1.1.hap2, whole genome shotgun sequence genome and harbors:
- the ANXA8L1 gene encoding annexin A8-like protein 1 isoform X2, translated to MKGIGTNEQAITDILTKRSNVQRQEIAKSFKAQFGKDLTETLKSELSGNFERLMVALMYPPYRYEAKEMYDAMKGLGTKEGVIIEILASRTKNQLREIMKAYEEDFGSKLEEDIQADTSGYLERILVCLLQGSRDDVSGFVDPALALQDAQDLFAAGEKIHGTDEMKFITILTTRSATHLMRVFEEYEKIANKSIEDSIKSETHGSLEEVMLTVVKCTQNLHSYFAERLYYAMKGAGTRDGTLIRNIVSRSEIDLNLIKGQFKKMYGQSLSSKIAEDTSGDYRNALLNLVGSEL
- the ANXA8L1 gene encoding annexin A8-like protein 1 isoform X1, which encodes MAWWKAWVEQEGIAVKGSSHFNLDPDAETLYKAMKGIGTNEQAITDILTKRSNVQRQEIAKSFKAQFGKDLTETLKSELSGNFERLMVALMYPPYRYEAKEMYDAMKGLGTKEGVIIEILASRTKNQLREIMKAYEEDFGSKLEEDIQADTSGYLERILVCLLQGSRDDVSGFVDPALALQDAQDLFAAGEKIHGTDEMKFITILTTRSATHLMRVFEEYEKIANKSIEDSIKSETHGSLEEVMLTVVKCTQNLHSYFAERLYYAMKGAGTRDGTLIRNIVSRSEIDLNLIKGQFKKMYGQSLSSKIAEDTSGDYRNALLNLVGSEL